The DNA window TAATAGTAAAGTTTTTATTGTATAGATTTGAAATAGGTGCAGCATACACCATAATTTCCTAGACATAAATAAATTCAATAATGTTAATTTTTTTTACTTCTCTTTTTTATGTTTTGGAAGTATAATATACTTAAGTAAATATAAATACTGTCAAGTAATATCCGATTTATATGTTATATAAATTACTCACCTGGATATATATTATATTAATAATATATAATACATTAATTGACTGGAATAGGATTTTATCAATTTCTTGGCAACTCAAAAGTCACGAAGTGATTTTTCAACCTTGATGTGGCCGCGAAAACTATGGAGAAGCATACCATACTTTCCCGAACATCAAAATATGTCAATAGATTATGGTGATGCGTATGAAGATAGAAAAAATAAATGATAATAAAATCAAGGTCACAATATCAAAAGATGATTTGGATGAGAGAAACATTGATTTATCATCTCTAAATTATAATTCCCCTGCTACGCAGGAGTTATTCTGGGATATGATGGAGCAGGCTGAGATTGAATACGGTTTTAATTCCTCCGATTCCCAGCTCTGTATTGAAGCGATTCCCGATCCTAGAGAAGGGTTTATTATAACCATAACAAAGATTGATGAAGAAAATGATTTTGAATCCATTCAGAAATACATTAAAAACAGATTTAAAAAATCTGATTTAAGAGCTAAAAGGAAAAACAAGAAGATATGGTCTTCGGTTTTAATATACTCATTCAGCACATTTGAGGATTTGCTTGCACTTGCAAACAAAATAAGTTCCATATATTCAGGTGAAAGTACCCTGTACAGATATAAGAATTTCTATTACCTGGTACTTACAAGATACAGCTTTGGAAATACCGATACCAAAACAGTGGAAGCTGTTCTAAGCGAGTTTGGACGAAAAATAACAAATTCAGCTTTTTACGAAGGATACCTTAGTGAGTATGGTACCAAAATAGTAGAATACAATGCCTTTGAAACGATACAATCCTATTTCTGATCAGATATTTATATTACGAAAATATGCGAAATAAAAAGTGGACTAATGTTATCCACTTTTTTATTTCGCATTATTATTATCATTGTCATATGCCCGTCCTATTTGAACAATAGAATCGGAAGGCTTATATTTTTGGGTATAGAGTTCTTTTTTATTAATAACCACGCCTTCTTTTTGGGTCTCCAGACTAACCTTTACAAGTACCCCTTCCTTTCCATTACTTAT is part of the Pseudobacteroides sp. genome and encodes:
- a CDS encoding adaptor protein MecA codes for the protein MKIEKINDNKIKVTISKDDLDERNIDLSSLNYNSPATQELFWDMMEQAEIEYGFNSSDSQLCIEAIPDPREGFIITITKIDEENDFESIQKYIKNRFKKSDLRAKRKNKKIWSSVLIYSFSTFEDLLALANKISSIYSGESTLYRYKNFYYLVLTRYSFGNTDTKTVEAVLSEFGRKITNSAFYEGYLSEYGTKIVEYNAFETIQSYF